GCGCTCAGTAATGCTAAAACCATGATCATTGCTGACAAACTGGTACATGCCAGTATTATCGACGGGATTCGTTTATCTAAAGCTGGCTATGTGCGTTACCGCCATAATGACCTGCAGCATTTGACTCAGTTTTTAGAAAAATATCAGTCAGATGAATCTATCCAGCGCATCATTGTGGTAACTGAATCAATTTTCAGTATGGATGGGGATGAAACAGATTTAGCTGCTTTGGTGGCATTAAAACAGCAGTTTGCAAAAGTCATGCTCTATGTCGATGAGGCACATGCAATTGGTGTGCGCGGTGAACGTGGATTGGGCTGCGCAGAACAGTATCAAGTATTGGATCAGATTGATTTCCTGGTCGGTACCTTTGGCAAGGCTTTGGCTTCAGTTGGTGGTTATCTGGTCTGTGCGCCAGTGATTCGTGACTATCTGATTAATAGCATGCGACCTTTAATTTTTAGTACCGCCCAGCCGCCACTATGTATGGCCTGGACTAGATTTATTTTTCAGAAGGTACAGCAGCTTCAGGCGGGACGAGTACATTTGGCAGCATTGGCTGTACGCTGTCAGCAGGGCATTCAAGACTTGGGATATCACTGTCCATCAACCTCGCAAATTGTGCCGGTACTGATTGGTGAGGCAAAACGCACCATTCAGGCGGCTGAAATTATGCAACAGCAGGGATTTTATGTGCTACCAGTACGTCCGCCAACGGTTCCTGCCAACACCTCCAGACTCAGAATCTGCCTGAATCAGAACATTTCTGCGGATGAGCTGGACGCATGTCTGCAGGTGCTGAGGAATTTACCGCGATGAACAGCAAACAGATTGCCCAGCGTTTTGCTCAGGCAAATCTCAGTTATGAACAGCATGCGCTGGTACAAAGTACCGTAGCTGCAGAGTTGATGCATTTCATGCAGCAGCATGTGGCACAACCACATTTGCAACGGGTATTGGAAATTGGCTGCGGTTCAGGATTGTTTACCCGGCTTTTTATGCAGCATTATAGCTTTGATCATTTATTTTTAAATGACCTATATGTCGAAGTGAAGCAGCACTTCCCGGAAGCTAATCGGCTTTTGTGGGAGATTGGTAATATTGAAACCTTGCCACTGCCCCAGTCTCTGGACATGGTGTTGTCTTGTTCTGCATTGCAATGGATCTCGGATTTAAAAGCATTATTGCTCAACATTGCGCAGGCCTTAAATCCCTCTGGGCATCTGTGTTTTGCCAGTTATACTGACAATAATTTAAAGGAAATTAAGGCACTGACCGGACAGGGCTTGGATTATCTGCCTTTAGCGAAGGTCTGTGAACTGCTCCAATCCTTAGGCTTTGACATTCTGCTGCAGATAGAAAAACAGATGACCTTATATTTTGAGCATCCGAAACAGGTGTTACAGCATATCAAAGCCACTGGTGTGCAGGCGACGGCACAGGGGTTTCGGTGGACAAAATCGTCATTACAGGATTTTTATACCGGCTATCAACAATTCCAAGATCCTAAAAGCAAACAGTATGTACTTACCTATCATCCGATTTATGTCATTGCACGGAAGACAGCATGAGCGCACAGATTTATTTTGTCAGTGGCATTGATACCGCAATTGGTAAAACCTTTACTACTGGTTTCTTGGCCAAAATTTGGAATGAGCAGGGTATTCGTACTATAACCCAAAAGCTGATCCAGACCGGAAATGTCGATATATCAGAAGATATCGAACAGCATCGTGCAATTATGGGTTGTGGACTGTTACCGGAAGACCAGCAAAAACTGACCATGCCGGAAATTTTTACGTATCCGGCTTCACCGCATCTTGCTGCGCGTCTAGATGGGCGAGCCATTAATTTTGAACAGATTCAGCAGGCCACCGAACAGCTGGCTGCGGGCTATGACTGTATTTTGCTGGAAGGTGCAGGTGGTCTAATGGTGCCCTTAACCGAAGAGTTCCTAACTATTGATTATATTCAGACACATAATTATCCGGTGATTCTGGTCACTTCAGGGC
The Acinetobacter lwoffii DNA segment above includes these coding regions:
- a CDS encoding 8-amino-7-oxononanoate synthase; amino-acid sequence: MNHLEHFQQQLDDLKQQGQYRQFKSNISSQPLLQLNGQEMLNLASNDYLGLASNLTLREEFFDLTPMSERYMSSSSSRLLTGNFPNFEQLEAQMSQAFGRSVLLFNSGYHMNIGILPALSNAKTMIIADKLVHASIIDGIRLSKAGYVRYRHNDLQHLTQFLEKYQSDESIQRIIVVTESIFSMDGDETDLAALVALKQQFAKVMLYVDEAHAIGVRGERGLGCAEQYQVLDQIDFLVGTFGKALASVGGYLVCAPVIRDYLINSMRPLIFSTAQPPLCMAWTRFIFQKVQQLQAGRVHLAALAVRCQQGIQDLGYHCPSTSQIVPVLIGEAKRTIQAAEIMQQQGFYVLPVRPPTVPANTSRLRICLNQNISADELDACLQVLRNLPR
- the bioC gene encoding malonyl-ACP O-methyltransferase BioC, with product MSAGAEEFTAMNSKQIAQRFAQANLSYEQHALVQSTVAAELMHFMQQHVAQPHLQRVLEIGCGSGLFTRLFMQHYSFDHLFLNDLYVEVKQHFPEANRLLWEIGNIETLPLPQSLDMVLSCSALQWISDLKALLLNIAQALNPSGHLCFASYTDNNLKEIKALTGQGLDYLPLAKVCELLQSLGFDILLQIEKQMTLYFEHPKQVLQHIKATGVQATAQGFRWTKSSLQDFYTGYQQFQDPKSKQYVLTYHPIYVIARKTA
- the bioD gene encoding dethiobiotin synthase, coding for MSAQIYFVSGIDTAIGKTFTTGFLAKIWNEQGIRTITQKLIQTGNVDISEDIEQHRAIMGCGLLPEDQQKLTMPEIFTYPASPHLAARLDGRAINFEQIQQATEQLAAGYDCILLEGAGGLMVPLTEEFLTIDYIQTHNYPVILVTSGRLGSINHTLLSLELLKLRGVQLYAIAFNHADNSKDPLIAEDTIAYLKQYLQRDFADTTWVDIPALNLALSSHK